The proteins below are encoded in one region of Maribacter aestuarii:
- a CDS encoding helix-turn-helix transcriptional regulator, whose translation MFLDFLYVTSVFFSIVTALVIWFRINKVHNFSAHLIATYLFLNAICFGFYFVILYGAINYFPVLYKMPAPISYLIPPISYIYVRSVLYNENRFRKRDLLHLIPFLFFVANYFSFYTMDLEEKRIIVSRVAENIENVYTVRDGLLPEWVNIMARASQSLIYLFFQWWLLIGFFKRNKENVSKQYRLVKKWLFDFTKLQTLYLISLVCLYVVIFFMVIASVSAEDFMVQFTRVILAVSYLLISGYLLWNPNILIGLPTLLITDANSPTEPQELLLLNIFTDFNTQVQQQKLFLDSSITLSLLAMKTDTSARRISEMISASNYANFNDYINHLRVAHSEKLIQKKYLEKHSIEALGKVCGFHSKNAFYRAFRKEYDCTPKEYSARKSLQGL comes from the coding sequence ATGTTTTTGGATTTCTTGTACGTTACAAGTGTTTTCTTTTCCATCGTTACGGCATTGGTGATTTGGTTTCGAATCAACAAAGTGCATAACTTTTCTGCTCATCTCATTGCGACCTACCTTTTCTTAAATGCCATTTGCTTCGGTTTTTATTTCGTAATCCTTTACGGGGCAATCAATTATTTTCCCGTACTCTACAAGATGCCCGCACCCATATCCTACCTCATTCCGCCTATATCCTATATCTATGTAAGATCGGTATTGTACAATGAGAACCGATTTCGTAAAAGAGATTTACTACATCTTATTCCATTTCTGTTTTTCGTCGCCAACTATTTCTCTTTTTACACGATGGATTTGGAGGAGAAACGCATCATCGTAAGCAGGGTGGCAGAAAATATAGAAAATGTCTACACAGTTAGGGACGGACTTCTACCAGAGTGGGTAAATATCATGGCGCGCGCCAGTCAATCGCTTATCTATCTCTTTTTTCAGTGGTGGCTACTCATCGGGTTCTTTAAACGGAACAAGGAGAATGTATCCAAGCAGTATCGCTTGGTTAAAAAATGGCTGTTCGATTTTACCAAATTACAGACCCTTTACCTGATTTCGTTGGTCTGCCTTTATGTAGTAATTTTTTTTATGGTCATAGCCTCGGTAAGTGCAGAGGATTTTATGGTGCAGTTTACGCGGGTCATCTTGGCCGTTAGCTACTTGTTGATTTCCGGTTACCTCTTATGGAATCCCAACATACTCATTGGCCTACCCACCTTATTGATTACCGATGCGAACAGCCCCACCGAACCCCAAGAATTGCTCTTGCTTAATATCTTTACGGACTTTAATACTCAAGTGCAACAGCAAAAACTGTTTCTAGATTCGTCCATTACCCTTTCGTTGCTCGCCATGAAGACCGATACCTCTGCGCGGAGGATATCGGAAATGATCAGCGCATCCAACTATGCCAACTTTAACGATTACATCAACCATTTGAGAGTGGCCCATTCGGAAAAGCTGATACAAAAAAAGTATCTGGAAAAGCATTCCATAGAGGCCTTGGGCAAGGTTTGTGGGTTCCATTCTAAAAATGCCTTTTACAGGGCCTTCCGTAAAGAATACGATTGTACCCCAAAGGAATACAGTGCCCGAAAAAGTTTGCAGGGCTTATGA
- a CDS encoding CynX/NimT family MFS transporter has protein sequence MSPTQKSASRNNYLLVVGIIFIAINLRPALASVGPLVEDIRVSTGLSNTLLGLLTTLPLLAFGVVSTLTPLFTKRFGIGGTLLGAMLLLTAGIAIRYINWIPALYIGTLLLGVAIALGNVLLPSITKRNFNENSGFMTSLYSSFMALGAATAAGLSVPLAQDIELGWRGSLVVWGVPSLLALFVWMPQVPKLTKSSSDRSFKEAMKKLSSSRLAWNVALFMGLQSMVFYIILAWLPVILQSRGYDAAFAGWMLSLSQATGIIGSLVIPYVAGKQKNQRTIVTVLVLLEAVSLLGILLPEFGLIAVWVSLLGIVLGGTFGLALLFLVLRSRDTDGATELSGMAQSVGYLVAATGPMLFGGIFDLTGDWDYALLFLFLVAAIKLYMGLGAGKAEKV, from the coding sequence ATGTCCCCAACCCAAAAATCAGCTTCACGCAACAACTACTTGTTGGTCGTAGGCATTATTTTTATTGCCATTAACCTACGCCCCGCCTTGGCCAGTGTTGGACCTTTGGTAGAGGATATACGGGTCTCCACCGGCTTGTCCAATACGCTCTTGGGACTGTTGACCACGCTTCCTTTACTCGCTTTTGGGGTGGTTTCTACCTTAACCCCGCTGTTTACCAAACGTTTTGGAATTGGCGGCACCTTATTAGGGGCAATGCTCCTATTGACCGCGGGTATCGCCATTCGTTATATAAACTGGATTCCGGCGCTATACATTGGCACCCTATTATTGGGGGTGGCCATAGCATTGGGCAATGTGCTACTACCCAGCATAACGAAACGGAACTTTAATGAGAACTCCGGGTTTATGACCAGTCTCTACTCTAGCTTTATGGCCTTGGGAGCGGCTACAGCGGCTGGGCTTAGTGTGCCCTTGGCCCAAGATATTGAACTGGGCTGGCGCGGCTCTTTAGTGGTCTGGGGAGTTCCCTCGCTACTAGCGCTTTTCGTGTGGATGCCCCAGGTACCCAAATTAACCAAATCGTCCAGTGACCGAAGTTTTAAGGAGGCCATGAAAAAACTTAGCAGCTCTCGGTTGGCGTGGAACGTAGCCTTATTCATGGGTTTGCAGTCTATGGTCTTCTATATTATTTTGGCATGGCTGCCCGTTATTTTGCAAAGCCGGGGCTATGATGCGGCTTTCGCCGGATGGATGCTTTCCCTATCCCAGGCTACTGGTATCATTGGGTCTTTGGTCATCCCCTATGTGGCCGGGAAGCAAAAAAACCAGCGCACCATCGTCACCGTTCTCGTTCTGCTAGAAGCGGTAAGCCTGCTTGGGATACTGTTGCCGGAATTTGGCCTTATTGCCGTTTGGGTCTCCTTGTTGGGAATTGTCCTGGGCGGTACGTTTGGGCTGGCGTTACTATTTTTGGTACTCCGTTCACGGGATACTGATGGGGCCACGGAACTTTCCGGTATGGCCCAATCTGTGGGTTATCTGGTAGCCGCCACCGGACCCATGCTTTTTGGGGGCATTTTTGACCTCACCGGAGATTGGGACTACGCCCTACTATTTCTTTTTCTTGTCGCCGCCATAAAACTGTATATGGGCCTCGGTGCCGGTAAGGCCGAAAAGGTTTAA
- a CDS encoding SOS response-associated peptidase yields the protein MCYGTRVVRTAQQLELFYNVEKLYGDLPKDKELVYNYANGFSHPHMWIIPQEKKGTMIPVMWGLIPHYKLGSEAKDYYKETIRYGSGLNARSEKLFDSNNYRNSALTRRCIIPVDGFYEPHTAKKNGKDFKIPFYFHRKNDTPFNLAGIYAVTKDKMVTFTILTKEATPLFAKIHNKKFRRPVILQDDDIDVWLDDTLQEDEVMEVMADDLVDEHIKAYPISKDLYKRGGEGDRPDIIEKVDYEELSIEY from the coding sequence ATGTGCTACGGAACCCGAGTGGTAAGAACGGCCCAACAGTTGGAGCTGTTCTACAATGTAGAGAAACTGTACGGGGACCTCCCCAAGGACAAGGAGCTCGTTTACAACTATGCCAACGGGTTTTCACACCCGCATATGTGGATTATTCCGCAGGAGAAAAAAGGCACTATGATACCCGTTATGTGGGGATTGATTCCCCATTATAAACTGGGGTCCGAAGCCAAAGACTACTACAAGGAAACCATCCGATACGGTTCTGGCCTAAACGCGCGTTCCGAAAAGCTCTTTGATTCCAACAACTACAGGAACAGTGCCCTAACGCGAAGGTGTATCATTCCAGTGGACGGTTTTTACGAGCCGCATACGGCCAAAAAAAACGGGAAGGATTTTAAAATCCCCTTTTACTTCCATAGAAAGAACGACACGCCGTTTAACCTTGCCGGTATCTATGCCGTTACCAAAGATAAAATGGTAACCTTTACCATCCTCACCAAAGAGGCCACCCCGTTGTTCGCGAAAATTCACAATAAAAAATTTAGACGACCGGTCATCTTACAGGATGACGACATTGATGTTTGGCTGGACGATACACTACAAGAAGATGAGGTCATGGAGGTTATGGCGGATGATTTGGTGGACGAACACATCAAGGCCTACCCCATTAGCAAGGACCTTTATAAAAGAGGTGGAGAAGGAGATAGACCGGACATTATTGAAAAGGTAGACTATGAGGAACTGTCCATTGAATATTGA
- a CDS encoding DUF2188 domain-containing protein, translating to MAGNKTSKSWINILIELVEVFFKSSRANDRPRTWHQHVVPHEKGWAVRREGNQRITSTHRLQETAIRKAKRLARKKQADVIIHRADGTIRDRLSNF from the coding sequence ATGGCCGGAAACAAGACTTCCAAATCTTGGATAAACATTTTGATTGAACTGGTAGAGGTCTTTTTTAAGAGCTCTCGAGCCAATGACCGACCCAGAACCTGGCACCAACATGTAGTGCCCCACGAAAAAGGTTGGGCGGTACGCCGCGAAGGCAACCAACGCATCACCTCTACCCACAGATTACAAGAAACGGCCATACGGAAAGCGAAGCGACTCGCCAGAAAGAAACAGGCCGATGTCATCATCCACAGAGCGGATGGGACCATCCGCGACCGGCTAAGTAATTTCTAA
- a CDS encoding DUF4440 domain-containing protein, with amino-acid sequence MKKLILLGGFLALVAFTFTACETAEKPVPLDMDAVRAEIQAMEDAYAAGEKAKDADAVAAYYSENAISYSRNDQPAKGRAEIRANIAENIAKDTTGNYNVYKLVDLFAEGDTALEIGSWTEYNEEGTALENGYYMSYFEKIEGNYKCVRDMTVTTKPVAATMSADEAM; translated from the coding sequence ATGAAAAAACTCATTCTATTAGGGGGCTTTTTGGCTCTTGTGGCGTTCACATTTACAGCCTGTGAAACGGCAGAAAAACCGGTACCGTTGGATATGGATGCGGTAAGGGCAGAAATACAGGCTATGGAAGATGCCTATGCTGCCGGTGAAAAAGCCAAAGATGCCGATGCCGTGGCCGCCTATTACAGCGAGAATGCCATCAGTTATAGTCGCAACGACCAGCCTGCTAAAGGCAGGGCAGAGATACGTGCAAATATTGCCGAAAATATTGCGAAGGATACTACGGGCAATTATAATGTATACAAACTGGTAGACCTATTTGCCGAAGGCGATACCGCATTGGAAATTGGGTCATGGACAGAATATAACGAGGAGGGCACGGCCCTTGAAAACGGGTATTATATGTCGTATTTTGAAAAAATAGAGGGCAATTATAAATGTGTGAGGGATATGACGGTAACCACAAAACCGGTCGCCGCAACTATGAGCGCTGACGAGGCTATGTAA
- a CDS encoding sulfite exporter TauE/SafE family protein yields MEISLTSWILAFTAAFVIGVSKSGIKGIAIIIVTLMALAFGAKESTGLIVPLLIVGDIFAVIYYNRHTQWKYIVRFLPWMMLGVLIGVLVGKDLDESTFKLGMVGIILGSVVMMYWWDRKKSKRVPTHWAFAGSMGIMAGITTMIGNLAGAFSNIFFLAMRLPKNEFIGTAAWLFFIINIFKLPFHIFVWETISLDTLWVNLKLIPGILIGLFVGVRLVKIIKDDFYRKMILVLTALGAILILFR; encoded by the coding sequence ATGGAAATCTCATTAACATCTTGGATCCTCGCCTTTACGGCCGCCTTTGTTATTGGAGTTTCCAAATCGGGCATCAAAGGTATCGCCATCATCATCGTTACCTTAATGGCCCTGGCCTTTGGCGCCAAAGAATCTACGGGGCTTATCGTGCCCCTGCTTATTGTGGGCGATATTTTTGCGGTCATCTACTACAATCGGCATACCCAATGGAAATACATCGTGCGTTTTTTACCGTGGATGATGTTGGGGGTCCTGATCGGGGTTTTGGTCGGAAAAGATTTGGATGAAAGCACATTTAAACTAGGCATGGTCGGCATCATTTTGGGCAGTGTGGTCATGATGTATTGGTGGGACCGGAAAAAGTCTAAACGCGTACCTACGCATTGGGCATTTGCGGGATCTATGGGGATAATGGCCGGCATCACTACCATGATCGGCAATTTGGCCGGGGCGTTCAGCAATATCTTTTTCTTGGCGATGCGACTGCCCAAAAACGAGTTTATAGGTACGGCCGCTTGGCTTTTCTTTATCATCAATATTTTTAAGCTGCCGTTTCACATTTTTGTTTGGGAGACCATAAGTTTGGATACGCTTTGGGTAAACCTCAAATTGATTCCCGGGATATTGATAGGCTTGTTCGTAGGGGTACGGTTGGTGAAAATAATCAAGGACGATTTTTACCGAAAGATGATTTTGGTGCTTACCGCTCTTGGAGCCATATTGATTTTATTCCGATAA
- a CDS encoding adenylate/guanylate cyclase domain-containing protein: MKLFLECKRWAKAMLLLSLMVKGTLGFGQNESLADSLIQLYESGNYDSALQLKILSDIVNNLPDPDRILLYSDSLMMEAVRQDSTKYIFKSHLQTGNALQQKGNLSGALDSYYKAVEIADRNSEKKQLAIMYTAIAAVYAGMDNRKNVRQYYADAIAIFRTEQDTLNYAIAMENLGDTYLEWSKPDSALLYFNQSGPIFEKLENKLALAYNLGNKGLAFAQQGRPTKAEENIAEAIAILEELGDYWPITTYLTYMSDIYADKEDWDGAFDYSLRSLELAKQYGLKAQISSAYLKLSELYERTGYASAALNYYRKYIAFRDSVVNITAVQQMADIRRKSEIGQKQAEIDLANQQKQTQKIITIATGIALFLIALLAFGLYRRAVFTKRTKAIIEREMARSEALLVNILPVETAKELKEHGKVKAKKFESVTVLFTDFEAFTAHSEHVDPELLVSRLGYYFSAFDDIIEKHGLEKIKTIGDAYMCAGGLPFPIADHAIKTVNAALEILSFVEEVKAKNETSFSFSVRIGLNTGPVVAGVVGSKKFSYDIWGDTVNVASRMETFSDSGRINISHNTYLLVKDVFDCEYRGKVEVKNRGILKMYFVKGPRKEKSNV; this comes from the coding sequence ATGAAGTTATTTTTAGAATGTAAGCGTTGGGCAAAAGCAATGCTATTGCTGAGCCTAATGGTAAAGGGTACTCTCGGTTTTGGTCAAAATGAATCGCTTGCCGATAGCTTGATACAGCTCTATGAATCTGGAAATTATGACTCGGCGCTACAGCTTAAAATTTTATCGGATATTGTCAATAATCTCCCAGATCCCGATCGTATTTTACTGTATAGCGATTCGTTGATGATGGAAGCCGTACGGCAAGATTCCACCAAGTATATATTCAAGTCGCACTTACAGACCGGTAACGCTTTACAACAAAAAGGAAATCTGAGCGGCGCCTTGGACAGTTATTATAAGGCTGTGGAAATTGCAGATAGAAATTCCGAAAAAAAACAGTTGGCCATCATGTATACGGCCATTGCGGCAGTTTACGCCGGCATGGATAATCGGAAAAATGTGAGACAATACTATGCCGATGCCATTGCTATTTTTAGAACGGAACAAGACACCTTGAACTATGCCATTGCCATGGAAAACTTAGGGGATACCTATTTGGAGTGGTCCAAACCGGATTCCGCGTTGCTGTACTTCAACCAATCTGGCCCAATATTCGAAAAATTGGAAAATAAACTTGCCTTGGCCTATAATCTTGGGAATAAGGGCCTGGCCTTTGCCCAGCAGGGAAGACCCACCAAAGCGGAGGAGAATATTGCGGAGGCCATTGCCATACTGGAGGAGTTAGGGGATTACTGGCCCATCACCACCTACCTTACCTACATGTCCGATATTTATGCGGACAAGGAAGACTGGGACGGTGCTTTCGATTATTCCTTGCGTTCTTTGGAGTTGGCCAAGCAGTATGGCTTAAAAGCCCAAATAAGCAGTGCCTATTTAAAGTTATCTGAATTGTATGAACGTACCGGCTATGCCAGTGCGGCTTTGAATTATTACCGCAAGTATATTGCTTTTAGGGACAGCGTTGTGAATATTACGGCCGTACAGCAAATGGCAGACATCCGTAGAAAGTCTGAAATTGGACAAAAGCAAGCGGAAATAGACTTGGCCAACCAACAAAAGCAGACCCAAAAAATCATTACCATCGCTACGGGCATTGCTTTATTTTTAATTGCCTTATTGGCGTTTGGACTCTATAGGCGAGCTGTCTTTACCAAGCGCACCAAGGCCATCATAGAACGCGAAATGGCACGATCGGAAGCATTGTTGGTCAATATCCTACCAGTGGAAACGGCAAAGGAATTAAAGGAGCATGGGAAAGTCAAGGCCAAGAAGTTTGAATCCGTCACGGTATTGTTCACAGATTTTGAGGCCTTTACCGCACATTCTGAACATGTAGACCCTGAACTCTTGGTCAGTAGGTTGGGCTATTATTTTTCCGCCTTTGACGATATCATAGAAAAGCATGGATTGGAAAAGATCAAAACCATTGGGGATGCGTATATGTGTGCCGGGGGCTTGCCATTTCCAATAGCGGACCATGCCATAAAAACAGTCAACGCAGCGTTAGAGATCCTTAGCTTTGTAGAAGAGGTAAAGGCTAAAAATGAAACAAGTTTTTCTTTTAGTGTTCGTATCGGCCTTAATACAGGGCCGGTTGTTGCAGGGGTTGTAGGGAGTAAAAAATTCTCCTATGATATTTGGGGCGATACGGTAAACGTGGCTTCCCGAATGGAAACCTTTTCAGACTCGGGGAGGATCAACATAAGTCACAACACGTATCTTTTGGTTAAGGATGTTTTTGACTGTGAATACAGAGGAAAGGTAGAAGTAAAGAATAGAGGCATTCTAAAGATGTACTTTGTCAAAGGACCCCGAAAAGAAAAATCAAATGTATAA